A stretch of Salvelinus namaycush isolate Seneca chromosome 42, SaNama_1.0, whole genome shotgun sequence DNA encodes these proteins:
- the LOC120034923 gene encoding NAD(P)(+)--arginine ADP-ribosyltransferase 2-like gives MAPNSIDDKYDGCTSYMYNEINTVYLPHEKKTNSDFMESWKVAEAKWNLNNGLGLKKEQFMAIYAYTNEAPAIYQDFNKKVRKDKDKYGKSFQYHSLHFYLTEAIHTLNEPLCLDTYRRTTLYYDRNVVNKKFRFGTFTSSSLNNKLLVFGNVSCFKIRTCYGANVARYSAIKREIEILIPPYEVFNVTNVQTKPPKGPLDDCEVVYTVVSTRTPKSDLNCKLVRNGGTTNLRSSFVSFIRASDTGYIMFYIMLITTVYY, from the coding sequence ATGGCACCAAATTCCATTGACGACAAATACGATGGCTGCACAAGCTACATGTACAATGAGATAAATACAGTCTACCTACCGCATGAGAAAAAGACCAATTCAGACTTCATGGAATCCTGGAAAGTAGCAGAGGCTAAATGGAACTTGAACAACGGACTTGGGCTAAAAAAAGAACAGTTCATGGCTATATATGCATACACAAATGAAGCTCCTGCCATCTACCAGGACTTCAACAAAAAAGTTAGAAAAGACAAGGATAAGTATGGGAAATCATTCCAGTATCACTCCCTGCACTTTTATCTGACAGAAGCCATTCACACACTGAATGAACCATTGTGTCTGGACACCTACCGCAGAACCACATTGTATTACGATAGAAATGTTGTCAACAAAAAGTTTCGTTTTGGCACCTTCACTTCAAGCTCTCTTAATAACAAGTTATTAGTGTTTGGAAATGTGTCCTGCTTTAAGATCAGAACATGTTATGGTGCAAATGTGGCTAGATACTCTGCCATAAAGCGTGAGATTGAGATTTTAATCCCCCCTTATGAGGTATTCAATGTCACCAATGTCCAGACAAAGCCACCAAAGGGGCCATTAGATGATTGTGAAGTAGTCTACACAGTTGTGAGCACTAGAACACCTAAGAGCGACCTGAACTGCAAACTGGTGCGAAATGGTGGAACAACTAATCTGAGAAGCAGTTTTGTTTCATTCATCAGAGCATCAGATACAGGCTATATAATGTTCTATATTATGTTGATAACTACTGTATATTACTGA